A genomic window from Synechococcus sp. CBW1107 includes:
- a CDS encoding aromatic ring-hydroxylating dioxygenase subunit alpha has protein sequence MAPPSEPAAVDASGDQFGQRPFLEAELYRSAPVAERERQVYAPRFWHPVAPLSSLPEGTALALELLDRPLLLTHSPGGPPRAFLNRCPHRGVALLPPAQAAQPCRRLICPYHGWTYDLGGSLRAAAREAEFVDPFAREDWPLIQLACAVRGSMLWVAIGQDPLPLEHQLDLVEQELGPALERPRVLLASLESELACNWKVAHDNTLDDYHVAIAHPNTLHRQQGPVRHYRHRFADHANLLATPVALQGSAADAEAPEFLTFGAPPWIHLLAWPDGRLALISFPPRDPGHCLLHVWLLGDPAQKARGEAWIEELRAFLEEDRALVESAQRGYASGLTPGPAHRLERRILHQQALYARIMGLEPPTPTPSSSPARV, from the coding sequence ATGGCGCCACCCTCTGAACCGGCCGCCGTGGACGCGTCAGGCGATCAGTTCGGCCAGCGCCCCTTTCTGGAGGCGGAGCTCTATCGCTCCGCCCCGGTGGCCGAACGAGAGCGGCAGGTTTACGCCCCCCGTTTCTGGCATCCGGTGGCACCACTCTCCAGCCTGCCGGAAGGAACAGCCCTGGCTCTCGAGTTGCTGGATCGCCCCCTGCTGCTCACCCATTCCCCCGGCGGTCCGCCGCGGGCGTTCCTCAACCGCTGCCCTCATCGCGGGGTGGCCCTGCTGCCCCCGGCACAGGCGGCCCAGCCCTGCCGACGTCTCATCTGTCCGTACCACGGCTGGACCTACGACCTCGGCGGCAGCCTGCGGGCCGCGGCCCGGGAAGCGGAGTTCGTGGATCCCTTCGCACGCGAGGACTGGCCCCTGATCCAACTGGCCTGCGCGGTGCGCGGCTCGATGCTCTGGGTGGCGATCGGCCAGGATCCGCTGCCCCTCGAGCACCAGCTGGATCTGGTGGAGCAGGAGCTGGGCCCGGCCCTGGAGCGGCCAAGGGTGCTGCTGGCCAGCCTGGAGTCGGAACTGGCCTGCAACTGGAAGGTTGCCCACGACAACACCCTCGACGACTACCACGTGGCCATCGCGCACCCCAACACCCTGCACCGCCAGCAGGGGCCGGTGCGCCACTACCGGCATCGCTTCGCCGATCACGCCAACCTGCTGGCCACCCCGGTTGCCCTTCAGGGCAGCGCTGCTGATGCGGAGGCGCCGGAGTTCCTGACCTTCGGGGCTCCGCCCTGGATTCATCTGCTGGCCTGGCCCGATGGGCGCCTGGCCCTGATCAGTTTTCCTCCCCGTGATCCCGGCCACTGCCTCCTCCACGTGTGGCTGCTGGGTGATCCCGCCCAGAAGGCCCGGGGCGAAGCCTGGATCGAGGAACTGCGTGCGTTTCTGGAGGAGGACCGGGCCCTGGTGGAGTCGGCCCAGCGGGGCTACGCCAGCGGTCTGACGCCCGGCCCCGCCCATCGGCTGGAGCGGCGGATCCTGCACCAGCAGGCGCTCTATGCGCGGATCATGGGCCTGGAGCCGCCGACTCCGACTCCGTCTTCGTCTCCAGCTCGCGTCTGA
- a CDS encoding hydrogenase maturation nickel metallochaperone HypA produces the protein MHEVDMTKCLLLSLQEWKRGQEPQTPVVAAVHLQVGDFTCVEPEALRFTFAAAVKGTWLDGSTLEIDTVPLRARCLGCSDVYAPDPERAYRSPCCDRPMEEIVSGRELRIRSVDYSLPQQISDPAAVPSR, from the coding sequence ACCAAGTGCCTGCTGCTCTCCCTGCAGGAGTGGAAGCGTGGGCAGGAGCCCCAGACGCCGGTGGTGGCGGCGGTGCATCTCCAGGTGGGTGATTTCACCTGTGTGGAACCGGAGGCGCTGCGGTTCACCTTCGCCGCCGCGGTGAAGGGCACCTGGCTCGACGGCTCGACGCTCGAGATCGACACCGTTCCCCTCAGGGCCCGCTGCCTGGGCTGCTCCGATGTCTACGCCCCCGATCCCGAGCGGGCCTACCGCTCCCCCTGCTGCGATCGGCCCATGGAGGAGATCGTCAGCGGCCGCGAGCTGCGCATCCGCTCCGTCGATTACAGCCTGCCTCAGCAGATCTCAGATCCCGCTGCCGTTCCCTCGCGCTGA
- a CDS encoding ABC transporter substrate-binding protein, giving the protein MISNPHSDPGSTAKPAAAPSRSQQHRPPHPRRRFQRLLGFGLTALLGGGLLASCQSPPKPGASPVRIGYSAWPGWIPWKVTEEKGLFTAAGVPVTLQWFDGYLDSINALNAGQLDCNSQTLNDTISSIAGGADLRVVLTNDNSTGNDQIIAAQGIKDVTQLKGRKVAAEEGTVDHYLLLLGLKKAGLSSKDIDFVPLETGAAAAAFVAEKVDAVGVFAPFTTQALKRAGSTTLVSSKEFPGAISDHLVCRTEFVEKNSEQLQKVVNAWFATLKEIKANPGPSLTILAARAGVSEAEYKEYDAGTTIFTLEQNREALKPGSTMASLPFAAAEISTFLQEVGLAKTPPDLTKLFDARFVDAAP; this is encoded by the coding sequence ATGATCTCTAATCCGCACTCCGATCCCGGCTCCACCGCCAAACCTGCCGCCGCGCCCTCGCGTTCTCAGCAGCACCGGCCGCCCCATCCGCGCCGGCGCTTTCAACGTCTGCTCGGTTTTGGCCTGACGGCGCTGCTCGGCGGCGGACTGCTGGCCAGCTGCCAGAGCCCTCCGAAGCCGGGTGCCTCCCCCGTGCGCATCGGCTACAGCGCCTGGCCCGGCTGGATTCCCTGGAAGGTCACCGAGGAGAAGGGCCTGTTCACCGCGGCGGGGGTGCCGGTGACCCTGCAGTGGTTCGATGGCTACCTCGACTCAATCAATGCGCTCAACGCCGGCCAGCTCGATTGCAACAGCCAGACCCTCAACGACACGATCAGTTCGATCGCCGGAGGCGCCGACCTGCGGGTGGTGCTCACCAATGACAACTCCACCGGGAACGACCAGATCATCGCCGCCCAGGGCATCAAGGACGTGACTCAGCTCAAGGGCCGCAAGGTGGCTGCGGAGGAGGGCACGGTCGATCACTACCTGTTGCTGCTGGGCCTCAAGAAAGCGGGCCTCTCATCCAAGGACATCGACTTCGTGCCGCTGGAAACGGGGGCGGCCGCAGCAGCTTTCGTGGCCGAGAAGGTGGATGCCGTGGGTGTGTTCGCTCCCTTCACCACCCAGGCGCTCAAGCGTGCCGGCAGCACAACCCTGGTGTCCTCCAAGGAGTTCCCCGGTGCCATCAGCGATCACCTGGTCTGCCGCACGGAGTTCGTCGAGAAGAACTCCGAGCAGCTGCAGAAGGTGGTGAATGCCTGGTTCGCCACCCTCAAGGAGATCAAGGCCAATCCTGGCCCCAGCCTCACGATCCTGGCAGCCCGGGCTGGGGTGAGCGAGGCCGAATACAAGGAGTACGACGCCGGCACCACGATCTTCACGCTCGAGCAGAACCGTGAGGCGCTCAAGCCGGGCAGCACCATGGCTTCGCTCCCCTTTGCCGCGGCCGAGATCAGCACCTTCCTGCAGGAGGTGGGACTGGCCAAGACACCGCCTGATCTCACCAAGCTCTTCGATGCGCGCTTCGTTGACGCGGCGCCATGA
- a CDS encoding ABC transporter ATP-binding protein: MHLSVNGVSKTFGEGRRAKLVLDDISFSIDSGEFVALVGSSGSGKSTVMRLIAGLESPSAGVIALDGRSVRGPGPDRGMVFQKYSLYPWMTAAQNVAFGMTLQGLPKALVRERTGYFLEVVGLQDAARRLPRELSGGMQQRVAIARALAADPKVVLLDEPFGALDLQIRESMQEFLYQLWERSGLTALLITHDLEEALLLAKRVHIMAPRPGRIVRTVEADLDRSNLAHLRVSAPFLELREELVNTLRTLDGATL, from the coding sequence ATGCATCTGTCCGTCAACGGCGTCAGCAAAACCTTCGGCGAGGGCCGCCGCGCCAAGTTGGTGCTCGACGACATCAGCTTTTCGATCGATTCCGGTGAATTCGTCGCCCTGGTGGGCAGCTCCGGTTCGGGCAAATCCACGGTGATGCGCCTGATCGCCGGCCTGGAGAGCCCCAGTGCCGGTGTGATCGCCCTGGACGGCCGTTCGGTGCGCGGGCCCGGCCCCGACCGGGGCATGGTGTTCCAGAAGTACAGCCTCTACCCCTGGATGACCGCGGCCCAGAACGTGGCCTTCGGCATGACGCTGCAGGGATTGCCCAAGGCCCTGGTCCGGGAGCGCACGGGCTACTTCCTGGAGGTGGTCGGTCTGCAGGATGCCGCCCGGCGTCTGCCGCGGGAGCTCTCCGGCGGCATGCAGCAGCGGGTGGCGATAGCTCGCGCCCTGGCGGCCGATCCCAAGGTGGTGCTGCTGGATGAACCCTTCGGCGCCCTGGATCTGCAGATCCGCGAATCGATGCAGGAGTTTCTCTATCAGCTCTGGGAGCGCTCCGGGCTCACGGCTCTGCTGATCACCCACGACCTCGAGGAGGCGTTGCTGCTGGCCAAGCGGGTGCACATCATGGCGCCGCGTCCGGGTCGCATCGTCAGGACGGTGGAGGCGGATCTGGATCGTTCCAACCTGGCCCACCTGAGGGTGTCCGCTCCGTTTCTGGAGCTGCGGGAGGAACTGGTCAACACCCTGCGCACCCTTGATGGCGCCACCCTCTGA
- the hypB gene encoding hydrogenase nickel incorporation protein HypB, which translates to MHMPLSDTLGLNLMAANQHQAEHNREHFEAWNLLCLNVMSSPGAGKTSLLERTITALAPQLEMAVLEGDMTTQLDAQRLEAVGVPVVPITTGRACHLDAAMVSGGLRQLRAQLDPAALDLLWVENVGNLVCPAEFEVGEHLKVALLSVTEGDDKPLKYPVMFREADCVLITKVDLLPYLSVEVSRIEAHIRAVNPEAVVFQVSASSGAGLEDWIQWVLTTTREHTRAAVLAEVG; encoded by the coding sequence ATGCACATGCCCCTCAGCGACACTCTCGGCCTGAACCTGATGGCCGCCAATCAGCACCAGGCGGAGCACAACCGCGAGCACTTCGAGGCCTGGAACCTGCTCTGCCTCAACGTGATGAGCAGCCCCGGCGCCGGCAAGACCTCCCTGCTGGAGCGCACGATCACGGCTCTCGCGCCGCAGCTGGAGATGGCGGTGCTGGAGGGCGACATGACCACCCAGCTCGATGCCCAGCGCCTGGAAGCGGTGGGGGTACCGGTGGTGCCGATCACCACGGGTCGCGCCTGCCACCTCGATGCGGCGATGGTGAGCGGTGGCCTGCGCCAGCTCCGGGCTCAGCTCGACCCGGCCGCTCTCGATCTGCTCTGGGTGGAGAACGTGGGCAACCTGGTCTGTCCTGCTGAATTCGAGGTGGGCGAGCACCTCAAGGTGGCCCTCCTCAGCGTCACCGAAGGCGACGACAAGCCACTCAAGTACCCGGTGATGTTCCGAGAGGCCGATTGCGTGCTGATCACCAAGGTGGATCTGCTCCCCTACCTGTCGGTCGAGGTGAGCCGCATCGAAGCGCACATCCGCGCGGTCAACCCTGAGGCTGTGGTCTTTCAGGTCTCGGCCAGCAGCGGCGCCGGGCTCGAGGACTGGATCCAGTGGGTGCTGACCACCACCAGGGAGCACACCCGCGCGGCCGTGCTGGCGGAGGTGGGATGA
- a CDS encoding ABC transporter permease: protein MRSPWLLGPLGIGAVLLVWSLISLSGAVDPLFLPSPPAVWQAASDQFQGGILVGDAIASIRRVFLGFALSAALALPLGIAMGSNPLICRLLEPLLGLIRYMPAPAFIPLLIIYFGLGELPKVLLIFVGTFFFNTLMIMDAVKFVPPELIETALTLGGRGLPILTRVVAPFIAPQVIDAYRINMASAWNLVIVAELVAANEGLGKRISLAQRFLRTDEIFVGLIVIGLIGLFIDLGFRFLLRRSCAWAN from the coding sequence ATGAGGAGTCCCTGGTTGCTCGGTCCCCTCGGGATCGGCGCGGTGCTGCTGGTCTGGTCGCTGATCAGTCTCAGCGGCGCGGTTGATCCCCTCTTTCTGCCGAGCCCGCCGGCGGTCTGGCAGGCCGCGAGTGATCAGTTCCAGGGCGGAATCCTGGTGGGTGATGCCATCGCCAGCATCCGGCGGGTGTTCCTGGGCTTCGCCCTCTCCGCGGCCCTGGCCCTGCCCCTGGGGATCGCCATGGGCAGCAATCCGCTGATCTGCCGCCTGCTGGAGCCGCTGCTGGGTCTGATCCGCTACATGCCGGCGCCAGCGTTCATCCCCCTGCTGATCATCTACTTCGGTCTGGGGGAGTTGCCCAAGGTGCTGCTGATCTTCGTCGGCACCTTCTTCTTCAACACCCTGATGATCATGGATGCGGTGAAGTTCGTGCCGCCCGAGCTGATCGAGACGGCCCTCACCCTTGGAGGCCGTGGCCTGCCGATCCTCACCCGCGTGGTGGCCCCCTTCATCGCCCCCCAGGTGATTGATGCCTACCGCATCAACATGGCCTCGGCCTGGAACCTGGTGATCGTGGCCGAGCTGGTGGCCGCCAACGAAGGCCTGGGCAAGCGCATCAGCCTGGCCCAGCGCTTCCTGCGCACCGATGAGATCTTCGTGGGCCTGATCGTGATCGGCCTGATCGGGCTGTTCATCGATCTGGGTTTCCGCTTTCTGCTGCGCCGCAGCTGCGCGTGGGCCAACTGA
- the glnT gene encoding type III glutamate--ammonia ligase, producing MSSLHSLVSSSDPLTEPQLSWQQRKLDLLSQGVSYALASFVDLHGTSKAKAVPLDHFEAMLAGSELFTGAALDGVPQDVSDDEVAAIPDLATATVLPWRRDVVWLASSLHLHGQPFEACSRNILIRALAEARRMGFRFNLGIETEFFVLRRGADGALRPASSRDTLEKPCYDLTGLLDNLPWLDELVQAMNDLGWGVYSFDHEDGNGQFETDFAYAEALTMADRLTFFRLMLKEITHRHGLIASFMPKPFSDRTGSGAHFNMSLADPATGRNLFAGDAPGSITPLAEQFIAGVLRHAPAICAVIAPTVNSYKRLVAQGSMSGFTWAPVFICYGNNNRTNMLRIPSAGGRVECRAADSACNPYLGAAMILAAGLEGIRDELDPGSPNLVNAYRLSPEQRVGRGLKVLPRTLGEAIEAFAADPLSRAVFGDAMADAFIDYKRAEWAEYHGCVSDWELTRYLEFL from the coding sequence ATGAGCAGTCTGCATTCCCTGGTGTCGTCCTCCGATCCGCTCACGGAACCCCAGCTCAGCTGGCAGCAGCGCAAGCTCGATCTCCTCAGTCAGGGGGTGAGCTATGCCCTGGCGAGCTTCGTGGATCTGCACGGCACCAGCAAGGCCAAAGCGGTGCCTCTGGATCATTTCGAGGCGATGCTCGCTGGCTCGGAACTGTTCACCGGTGCCGCCCTCGATGGCGTCCCCCAGGACGTGAGCGACGACGAAGTGGCGGCGATCCCCGACCTGGCCACCGCCACGGTGTTGCCCTGGCGCCGCGATGTGGTCTGGCTGGCCAGCAGCCTGCATCTGCACGGGCAGCCCTTCGAGGCCTGCAGCCGCAACATTCTGATTCGTGCCCTCGCTGAAGCCCGGCGGATGGGGTTCCGCTTCAACCTCGGCATCGAGACCGAATTCTTCGTGCTGCGCCGTGGTGCCGATGGAGCCCTCCGGCCCGCCAGCTCCCGCGACACCCTCGAGAAACCCTGTTACGACCTCACCGGCCTGCTCGACAATCTGCCCTGGCTCGATGAGCTGGTGCAGGCGATGAATGATCTCGGCTGGGGGGTGTATTCCTTCGATCACGAAGATGGCAATGGGCAGTTCGAGACCGACTTCGCCTATGCCGAGGCGCTCACCATGGCAGACCGCCTCACCTTCTTCCGGCTGATGCTCAAGGAGATCACCCACCGCCACGGGTTGATCGCCAGCTTCATGCCCAAACCCTTCAGTGATCGCACCGGCAGCGGCGCCCACTTCAACATGTCGCTGGCGGATCCGGCCACGGGACGAAATCTCTTCGCGGGCGACGCCCCTGGCAGCATCACCCCATTGGCGGAGCAGTTCATCGCCGGGGTCCTGCGCCATGCTCCGGCGATCTGCGCCGTGATCGCCCCCACGGTGAACAGCTACAAGCGTCTGGTGGCCCAGGGATCCATGAGTGGCTTCACCTGGGCGCCGGTGTTCATCTGCTACGGCAACAACAACCGCACCAACATGCTGCGGATTCCATCCGCTGGCGGCCGGGTGGAATGCCGCGCGGCCGACAGTGCCTGTAATCCCTATCTCGGAGCAGCGATGATCCTCGCGGCCGGGCTGGAAGGCATCCGCGACGAGCTGGATCCTGGTTCACCCAATCTCGTCAACGCCTACCGGCTCAGCCCCGAGCAGCGGGTCGGGAGGGGGTTGAAGGTTCTGCCACGAACCCTGGGTGAAGCCATCGAGGCCTTTGCCGCCGATCCACTTTCCCGCGCGGTGTTCGGTGATGCCATGGCTGACGCCTTCATCGACTACAAACGAGCCGAATGGGCCGAGTATCACGGCTGCGTGTCGGACTGGGAGCTGACGCGTTATCTCGAATTTCTCTGA